A window from Sphingobacterium hotanense encodes these proteins:
- a CDS encoding CheR family methyltransferase codes for MIEGQDLEWFTQAFLNEFGFDLRDYSRSSLTRRIQRILTVWRLNDVQQLLEMIRLDPALVTPFIQQVTVTFTTMFRDPDFFLELRRTVLPYLSTFPLIRLWVAGCATGEEAYSAAVLFKECGLLERTLIYATDLNAMAVERARKGVFPMESVPEYANNYLSAGGDKGLSTYYCANHGYIQFSEELRSRMVFSTHNLVSDASFNSFQLILCRNVLIYFNRSLQNKVISLFNESLENSGFIGLGSKETLAFSADTDHFQRWGTQKIWKKNG; via the coding sequence ATGATTGAGGGACAAGACCTAGAGTGGTTCACGCAGGCCTTTCTCAACGAGTTTGGTTTTGATTTAAGGGACTATAGCCGGAGTTCGCTGACTCGACGCATTCAACGTATCCTCACAGTCTGGCGGCTGAACGACGTTCAGCAGTTGCTGGAGATGATACGTCTGGATCCCGCCTTAGTGACACCCTTTATTCAGCAGGTAACGGTCACGTTTACCACCATGTTTCGGGATCCTGACTTCTTTTTAGAGCTGCGGCGTACCGTGCTCCCCTATTTAAGTACTTTCCCGTTAATTCGTTTGTGGGTTGCTGGCTGCGCTACGGGTGAGGAGGCCTATAGTGCTGCGGTTCTGTTCAAAGAATGCGGATTGCTTGAACGGACATTGATCTACGCTACAGATTTAAATGCGATGGCGGTCGAACGTGCTCGAAAGGGCGTTTTCCCCATGGAAAGCGTTCCTGAATATGCAAACAACTATCTAAGTGCAGGCGGGGACAAAGGTCTTTCGACTTATTACTGCGCCAACCATGGCTATATCCAATTTAGCGAAGAGCTTCGATCTAGAATGGTGTTTTCTACGCACAATCTCGTCTCGGACGCTTCTTTTAACAGTTTTCAACTGATTCTCTGTAGAAATGTGCTGATCTACTTCAACCGCTCGCTACAAAACAAAGTGATTAGCCTGTTCAATGAAAGTCTGGAGAATTCGGGTTTTATTGGACTAGGGTCGAAGGAAACGCTAGCATTCTCTGCCGATACGGACCATTTCCAACGTTGGGGGACGCAGAAGATTTGGAAGAAAAATGGATAA
- a CDS encoding SusC/RagA family TonB-linked outer membrane protein, whose protein sequence is MNKPKKSLWLSLLLCLLLTLGAQETLYGQRNLVVRGLVKDASSGAPLVGVSVADQQSKNTTATNEMGTFEIATQANGSLSFRYVGYQQMTVPVADQTNLQVSLVPEQSDLEEVVVIAFGSAKKKDLTGSVSSIGSETLEKSQISTISRAFEGAVPGIQFSTNSGQPGADAALRIRGQGSINASNDPLIVVDGAPYSNGLNSLNPADIESIVVSKDAAANALYGSRAANGLILVTTKSGRSGKTKIAFDSRVGVLSKGQADFDKVTDPATYYEYTWQGIYNFSKYSPDRADKFKSMSDAELRQYAATNLFTANGNNLTARNGLGNYMLYKIPDGTTLIDPSTGKIQAGAELLYHDDWEDYFFKKPIRQEYNVQMNGGSEKTDFFVSLGYLNEPAYVMGSKFDRFNGRMNINTQINDWLKGGASMYYSRSNSDIPNYSGGTVNTNLFTWLNYFSPINALFAHDETGAIRHDQYGEVIFDLGTGETYSPYGSTARLAFNGYSPGIYFQKDLTNQKRDVFSGRGYLEASFLKDFKFKVDFALDNNYVYNKTYTNNESGAGARDYQGTVSGYWAKGTQLNSTQILSWTRDFDQHHIDVLAGHEFRWQRSDDQSGTRYLMLAYDKPSFGNTVGIQSLSGGASSSTLEGYLSRVNYNFAEKYYLSGSLRADGSSYFRANQWGTFWSLGGAYRISQERFLSQADWINDLKLRGSYGVQGNNAVGATNWTDIWALSNAGSLVSPAPSISQTGWGNLDLTWETNHTTGVGIDFNLFNRLSGSFDYFNRDTRNLLFSKPLPKSTGRSSRMENAGELNNKGVELELNYAILRNDRVRWSVGANASRYRTTLVSMPEGVGSADYDGGFVQGNYLRGPGRDYYNLYIYRYAGVDQNTGLGMTYKTLKASDDLSKYPGSQVGDIVTTTANDGTRYELGTTTPDLIGGFNTSVSYKNFDFSVFASYQLGGKTVSLSYQGLTGNSIGRGIHADLLDAWTPENTNSNIPMRMLGGTNLGSTPNGGGVGQYSDFALFDASYLNMKSITLGYTVPKQLLTQLNFEQLRLSLAAENLFFISAKKGVDPRVAFDDGSGVAAFGYPQARVVSFAINLTL, encoded by the coding sequence ATGAACAAACCTAAGAAGAGCTTGTGGCTCTCTCTCTTACTGTGCCTGTTGCTCACTTTGGGGGCTCAGGAAACGCTCTACGGGCAACGAAACCTCGTTGTTCGGGGACTGGTAAAGGACGCATCAAGTGGAGCGCCACTGGTCGGGGTCTCCGTTGCGGACCAACAAAGCAAGAACACGACGGCGACAAACGAAATGGGAACTTTCGAAATTGCTACCCAGGCAAACGGCAGCCTGTCTTTTCGTTATGTGGGCTATCAACAGATGACTGTCCCGGTGGCAGATCAAACCAATTTACAGGTATCGCTTGTTCCTGAACAATCCGATTTAGAAGAAGTGGTGGTCATCGCCTTCGGCTCCGCCAAGAAGAAGGATCTGACCGGATCGGTATCTTCCATCGGATCGGAAACCCTAGAAAAAAGTCAGATTTCGACGATTTCCCGCGCTTTTGAAGGCGCGGTACCCGGAATCCAGTTCTCGACTAACTCGGGACAACCAGGGGCTGATGCCGCCCTGCGAATCCGCGGTCAAGGTTCTATCAATGCGAGTAACGATCCATTAATTGTTGTGGATGGTGCCCCCTATAGCAATGGCCTGAACTCCTTAAATCCTGCTGATATCGAATCCATTGTGGTTTCTAAAGATGCGGCGGCCAATGCCCTATACGGTTCTCGTGCGGCAAACGGACTTATCTTGGTGACCACGAAAAGTGGCCGCTCGGGTAAAACAAAGATCGCTTTCGATTCCCGTGTCGGGGTGTTGAGTAAAGGGCAAGCCGATTTTGATAAGGTGACAGACCCGGCAACCTATTACGAGTATACCTGGCAGGGAATTTATAACTTCTCGAAGTATTCACCAGATCGCGCGGACAAATTTAAAAGTATGAGTGATGCTGAATTACGTCAGTATGCTGCCACCAACCTATTTACTGCAAATGGTAATAATCTGACGGCGCGCAACGGCTTGGGTAACTACATGCTCTATAAGATTCCCGATGGAACGACTTTAATCGATCCATCCACTGGAAAAATTCAGGCGGGGGCAGAGCTACTTTACCACGATGACTGGGAAGATTATTTCTTTAAAAAGCCTATTCGCCAAGAATATAATGTGCAAATGAATGGTGGTTCAGAAAAAACGGATTTCTTTGTCTCTCTAGGTTACCTGAATGAGCCCGCTTACGTGATGGGTTCGAAGTTCGACCGTTTCAACGGCCGCATGAATATCAATACACAAATCAATGACTGGTTGAAAGGTGGAGCCTCGATGTACTATTCCCGCAGCAATTCGGATATTCCGAATTATAGCGGAGGTACAGTGAACACCAACTTGTTTACCTGGTTAAACTATTTCAGCCCGATCAATGCGCTTTTTGCGCACGATGAGACCGGCGCCATCCGTCATGACCAATACGGTGAAGTGATATTCGACCTAGGAACAGGGGAGACCTACTCACCTTATGGTTCCACGGCGCGTCTTGCTTTTAATGGCTATTCGCCAGGGATCTACTTCCAAAAAGATTTAACCAACCAGAAACGCGATGTGTTTTCAGGACGTGGTTATTTGGAAGCCAGTTTTTTAAAGGATTTCAAGTTTAAGGTAGACTTTGCCTTAGACAACAATTATGTATACAACAAGACCTACACCAATAATGAAAGTGGTGCTGGAGCACGCGACTATCAGGGTACCGTTTCGGGATATTGGGCAAAAGGTACGCAATTAAACAGTACACAAATCTTATCTTGGACAAGAGACTTTGATCAGCATCATATCGATGTGTTGGCTGGTCACGAATTCCGCTGGCAACGATCGGACGATCAGAGTGGGACACGCTACCTGATGTTGGCCTACGATAAACCAAGTTTTGGTAACACAGTGGGCATTCAATCGCTAAGTGGTGGTGCCAGTTCCTCGACTCTGGAAGGGTACTTAAGTCGCGTGAACTATAATTTTGCAGAAAAGTATTACCTTTCAGGTAGCCTCCGTGCCGATGGTTCTTCGTATTTCAGAGCCAACCAATGGGGAACGTTCTGGTCGCTGGGTGGGGCTTACCGAATCTCGCAGGAGCGCTTTCTGTCACAAGCCGATTGGATCAATGATCTGAAGCTCCGCGGGAGTTACGGTGTGCAGGGGAATAACGCTGTAGGAGCTACCAACTGGACGGATATCTGGGCACTTTCCAACGCAGGAAGCTTAGTGTCACCAGCGCCTTCCATTAGCCAGACAGGCTGGGGCAACTTAGACCTGACTTGGGAAACCAATCATACCACGGGTGTGGGAATTGACTTTAATCTCTTCAATCGCCTTTCGGGATCTTTCGATTATTTTAATAGAGACACCAGGAATTTGTTGTTCAGCAAGCCTTTACCCAAATCAACGGGTAGGAGCTCAAGAATGGAAAATGCGGGTGAACTCAATAACAAAGGGGTTGAACTGGAATTAAACTACGCGATTCTACGCAATGATCGCGTGCGATGGTCGGTCGGAGCGAACGCTTCTCGGTACCGCACGACCCTAGTTTCGATGCCCGAGGGTGTGGGTAGCGCAGATTACGACGGTGGTTTTGTTCAAGGAAACTACTTGCGCGGTCCAGGGCGCGACTATTACAACCTGTACATCTACCGCTACGCCGGTGTTGATCAAAATACCGGTTTAGGGATGACCTACAAAACGTTGAAGGCTTCTGATGATTTATCGAAGTATCCAGGTAGCCAGGTCGGTGATATCGTGACGACAACCGCTAACGATGGAACGCGTTACGAACTGGGTACGACTACACCGGATCTGATTGGTGGATTCAACACGAGTGTGAGCTATAAGAACTTTGATTTCTCGGTATTCGCAAGTTATCAATTGGGCGGAAAGACGGTATCGCTTTCTTATCAAGGGTTAACAGGAAATAGTATCGGGCGTGGTATCCACGCCGACTTATTGGATGCCTGGACTCCGGAAAATACCAATTCGAATATTCCAATGCGGATGTTAGGTGGAACCAATCTGGGTAGCACACCGAACGGGGGAGGTGTGGGTCAGTATTCTGACTTCGCTTTATTCGATGCAAGTTACCTGAACATGAAGTCGATTACCCTAGGTTATACTGTGCCCAAACAGCTGCTAACGCAGTTAAACTTCGAACAACTTCGCTTGTCCCTAGCAGCAGAAAACTTGTTCTTTATCTCGGCTAAAAAAGGAGTGGATCCGCGCGTAGCGTTTGACGATGGTTCAGGCGTTGCCGCATTCGGTTATCCACAAGCCAGAGTCGTATCATTTGCCATAAATTTAACGCTGTAA
- a CDS encoding response regulator, with protein MNVLIIDDDHRNIFALKTALKSRGITANGILNGKEGLEILRNDPSVDVVLLDMMMPEFDGFEVLEEMQSLSQVKLPAVIAVTAKAMKGDRERCLLAGAKGYVSKPVDIDLLIAEIKQVLRHG; from the coding sequence ATGAACGTTTTAATAATTGATGATGATCATCGAAACATCTTTGCGCTCAAGACTGCATTGAAATCTCGAGGCATAACTGCCAATGGAATTTTGAACGGGAAGGAAGGACTGGAGATCCTCAGGAACGATCCAAGTGTAGACGTGGTGCTTTTGGATATGATGATGCCAGAGTTTGATGGCTTTGAAGTGCTCGAGGAGATGCAGAGCTTAAGCCAGGTTAAGCTTCCTGCCGTTATTGCGGTAACAGCGAAAGCCATGAAGGGCGACCGAGAGCGATGTTTGCTCGCAGGGGCGAAGGGGTATGTATCCAAACCCGTCGATATTGATCTGCTGATCGCGGAGATTAAACAGGTTTTAAGACACGGTTAA
- a CDS encoding response regulator has product MIKKTILIFDDDPNVLEVFKIVLEDLGYQVRQSATSHDVLEKVGQFEPDLILMDNWIPEIGGILATQMLKAHQEYSKIPVILVSANSDIAKLAKQAGANSYLPKPFDLDKLEECVSKFLQSEGSDFP; this is encoded by the coding sequence ATGATTAAGAAAACCATATTAATATTTGACGATGATCCGAACGTTCTGGAGGTCTTTAAGATCGTGCTGGAAGATTTGGGGTACCAGGTAAGACAATCCGCGACGTCACACGATGTGCTGGAAAAAGTTGGGCAATTCGAGCCTGATCTGATTTTGATGGATAACTGGATCCCTGAGATCGGAGGCATCCTCGCTACGCAAATGCTCAAGGCGCACCAAGAGTACAGCAAGATTCCGGTGATACTAGTCTCCGCCAATAGTGATATCGCCAAGCTAGCAAAGCAGGCTGGAGCGAACAGCTACCTACCCAAGCCTTTTGATTTGGATAAACTCGAGGAATGCGTCAGCAAATTTCTCCAATCGGAGGGTTCAGACTTCCCATAG
- a CDS encoding ATP-binding response regulator: MILIVDDKQENIYSLEKTLHAKGFQVDSALSGEEALKKCLKHDYALIILDVQMPGMDGYEVAETLSGTKKTKDIPILFLSAVNREKHYITKGYDSGGIDYITKPVDPDILLLKVKTFYRLYEQTYALQKMQAVLQIEVRQRQLAQEGLSLKLEELNATLEALPQIAFTTDAQGNVDFVNQQWYRYAEDKDSWPVLHPTDAHIFEQWRLSMSLLESLEKEVRIQERHSNTFRYHLLKIVPIVQNQDQVRWVGTMTDIDVQKQLEKKKDEFLSVASHELKTPLTSIKAFAEIALRAMKDMADHKAYGYLAKVQDQSRKLHSLVQDLLDISRLESGGLVVNLDQVNIDALIDQVIESILMTHQHRRLHIERTGERLNEPLIADALRVEQVLSNYLSNAVKYAPHSDLITLHTAISDGFLQVEVHDQGIGIPRHKIPYVFDKFYRVQEASAQFQGLGLGLHICQEIIRQHGGTCGAQSELGKGSTFYFTLPLINSNGTESN, translated from the coding sequence ATGATTCTAATTGTTGACGACAAGCAAGAGAACATTTACTCCCTTGAAAAGACCTTGCATGCAAAAGGTTTTCAGGTGGATTCTGCGCTTTCTGGAGAGGAAGCATTGAAGAAATGTTTAAAACACGATTACGCCTTAATTATTTTGGACGTACAAATGCCGGGAATGGACGGTTATGAGGTTGCCGAGACGCTCTCGGGAACCAAGAAAACCAAGGATATCCCTATTCTTTTCCTATCTGCTGTCAACCGCGAAAAGCATTACATTACTAAAGGATACGATTCCGGCGGAATCGATTATATCACCAAGCCGGTTGATCCGGATATTTTGCTACTGAAGGTCAAGACCTTTTATCGCCTGTATGAACAGACTTATGCCCTGCAGAAGATGCAGGCGGTTCTGCAAATCGAGGTTCGGCAGCGTCAATTAGCTCAGGAAGGACTGTCCCTCAAATTAGAAGAGTTAAATGCTACCTTGGAAGCGTTGCCCCAGATCGCCTTTACGACCGACGCTCAGGGCAACGTCGATTTCGTTAATCAACAATGGTATCGCTATGCGGAGGATAAAGACAGCTGGCCTGTTCTTCATCCAACAGATGCACATATCTTTGAACAGTGGCGCCTGAGTATGTCCCTGCTGGAATCGCTGGAGAAAGAGGTGAGGATTCAAGAACGCCACTCTAATACGTTCCGTTACCACCTGTTGAAAATAGTGCCGATTGTACAAAATCAGGATCAAGTCCGCTGGGTGGGCACAATGACCGATATCGATGTCCAGAAACAACTCGAAAAGAAAAAAGATGAGTTTTTGAGCGTGGCAAGCCATGAACTAAAAACGCCTTTGACCAGTATCAAAGCATTCGCGGAAATTGCCCTTCGAGCAATGAAAGACATGGCTGATCACAAAGCCTACGGATATCTTGCTAAGGTACAAGACCAGTCTCGCAAACTCCATTCCTTGGTGCAGGATTTATTGGATATATCCCGCCTGGAATCAGGCGGCCTGGTAGTCAATTTGGATCAAGTAAATATTGACGCCTTGATCGATCAAGTGATCGAATCGATACTAATGACCCATCAACACCGCCGCCTCCACATTGAACGTACGGGTGAGCGTCTTAATGAACCGCTGATTGCCGATGCGCTCAGGGTGGAACAGGTCTTAAGTAATTACTTGTCTAATGCTGTTAAATATGCGCCTCACTCGGATCTGATCACTTTACATACCGCCATTTCTGATGGTTTTTTGCAAGTGGAAGTCCATGACCAGGGAATCGGCATCCCGAGGCACAAAATCCCCTACGTGTTTGATAAATTTTACCGCGTTCAGGAAGCGTCCGCTCAGTTCCAAGGCTTGGGTCTGGGGTTGCATATTTGTCAAGAGATTATCCGTCAGCATGGCGGAACCTGTGGCGCTCAGAGTGAGCTAGGAAAAGGTTCCACATTTTATTTCACGCTTCCTTTAATAAATTCAAATGGCACAGAAAGTAATTAA
- a CDS encoding response regulator, whose amino-acid sequence MAQKVIKNLQLGFGFSMLVLLASSVVMFLSLQQQRANKKLMDQSQANITNAQLILIDLQNAETGQRGFLLTGKDKFLDPYRDSRTFLPQRIDKLLNGELPAEQHTRAERLATLASRRIDVLDELIQQRRARADLSANLLDEGKEIMDSCRALISTIRQQEERRVEKRSQQLDDAAWTTSLLIAVASFLSLLITSLFFWKLRADYNQRGRLQQELIDKDAEMKRRLNLIRGIAQQITQGNYEVSIDDTQQDDLGTIAYSLQLMTESLRQNFHQLHWNQWRKDGLAELNAGLMGNQNVAEVSRFSLQFIRQYLQCDNGALYIVDRGMFKLMYSVGLKCAPEMEVPFSKGLLGEIYTSKTPKVLDDLFPQEFQLSLTHGELLVKQIVLMPVLYQKECIGVIELGNRNPLDGDRIELVQDFCETIGVALSAAQSRARVQQLLEETQTQTEELQVQHAELENLNSELEAQANKLRVSEEELRSQQEELLVSNRELENRSQVLEERNQMIAVRNMEIQEKAEALALSTKYKSEFLANMSHELRTPLNSILLLSKVLSENIEGNLNSEQVESSQVIWSSGNGLLNLIDEILDLSKIEAGKMSLEKEQFLLTDLLRDVQQMFRPLTKEKELYFHIENLLPADMQLSSDRMRLEQIVRNLLSNAIKFTEEGGVTMRLDYAGDRQDAIVLSVCDTGIGISPEKQQLVFEAFQQADGSTRRRFGGTGLGLSISREIARMLQGEISVESEPGKGSCFKLVLPIEGQQIELSELEDKVLDGREEPSHVEEGPSLMLATTIPEEIPDDRKHVEPGENTILIVEDDTVFARILLNYAQDAGYKGIVIVRGDKALAAAIAYKPKAILLDIVLPIMDGWQVLDALKANLQTRHIPVHMMSSEQAKKNESIRRGAIDFIRKPFEIEGLQGIFTKIDEALKKDPKKVLIVEENPKHAAALSTYLESFEISTEIKSSLEDSVHALTRGVVDCVILDMGIPDNVGYETLEAIKSNNGLEELPIIVFTGKSLSGHEEMKIKEYADSIVLKTVHSYQRILDEVSLFLHLVDHPIQKKSLTSTPSTGTLGDILQHRKILIADDDIRNIFSLSRALEKYHVEVFSAMDGQEACQMLESNPDIEIVLMDIMMPNMDGFQAITKIREQSRFKSLPIIAVTAKAMVGDRERCIRAGASDYISKPVDTDQLISLLRVWLFDR is encoded by the coding sequence ATGGCACAGAAAGTAATTAAAAACCTGCAATTGGGATTTGGATTCTCGATGCTGGTGCTGTTGGCATCCTCGGTCGTCATGTTCCTGTCCTTACAGCAACAACGAGCAAATAAAAAATTGATGGATCAGTCGCAAGCAAATATTACGAATGCACAATTGATCCTCATCGACCTTCAGAATGCAGAAACCGGTCAGCGCGGCTTCCTGCTTACCGGAAAAGATAAATTTTTAGACCCCTATCGGGACAGTCGGACGTTTTTACCTCAGCGAATCGACAAACTCCTCAATGGTGAGCTACCGGCCGAACAGCATACACGCGCCGAAAGGTTGGCCACCTTGGCCAGCCGGCGCATCGATGTGTTAGATGAGCTGATTCAGCAACGCCGTGCACGAGCTGATTTGTCAGCAAATCTGCTTGATGAGGGGAAGGAAATCATGGATTCCTGTCGTGCGCTGATCAGTACAATCCGACAACAAGAAGAACGTCGCGTGGAGAAGCGCTCGCAGCAGTTAGACGATGCGGCATGGACCACCTCGCTCTTAATCGCCGTAGCCTCATTTCTTTCCCTGTTGATTACCTCCTTGTTTTTTTGGAAACTTCGCGCCGACTATAACCAACGCGGCAGATTGCAACAAGAACTCATCGACAAAGATGCGGAGATGAAGCGGCGATTGAACTTGATCCGAGGCATCGCACAACAAATCACCCAAGGGAACTACGAAGTCTCCATTGATGATACGCAGCAAGATGATTTGGGAACGATTGCCTATAGCTTGCAGCTAATGACGGAATCCCTGCGTCAAAATTTCCATCAACTTCATTGGAACCAGTGGCGTAAAGACGGACTTGCCGAGCTTAATGCGGGGCTTATGGGGAACCAGAATGTAGCAGAAGTAAGCCGTTTTAGCCTGCAATTTATTAGACAATATTTGCAGTGCGATAACGGGGCCCTCTATATCGTGGATAGGGGCATGTTCAAATTGATGTACAGCGTAGGCTTGAAATGTGCGCCGGAGATGGAGGTTCCCTTTTCTAAGGGCCTGCTTGGAGAAATCTACACCAGCAAGACACCCAAAGTCCTGGATGATCTTTTTCCACAGGAATTCCAACTTTCTCTGACCCATGGTGAATTATTGGTGAAACAAATAGTGCTGATGCCTGTCCTTTATCAAAAGGAATGTATCGGAGTCATCGAATTGGGAAACCGGAATCCCCTAGATGGAGACCGAATCGAATTAGTACAGGACTTCTGCGAAACGATCGGGGTGGCACTTTCTGCGGCCCAAAGCCGCGCGCGAGTACAGCAGCTTCTGGAGGAAACACAAACCCAGACCGAGGAACTGCAGGTACAACATGCCGAGTTAGAAAATCTGAATTCTGAGCTCGAAGCTCAGGCCAATAAGCTCCGCGTATCTGAAGAAGAGCTTCGATCGCAACAAGAGGAATTACTCGTTTCGAATCGGGAGCTTGAAAATCGCTCACAGGTGCTCGAGGAACGTAATCAAATGATCGCGGTACGCAATATGGAAATTCAGGAAAAAGCCGAAGCACTCGCATTGAGTACCAAATACAAATCGGAATTCCTGGCCAATATGTCGCATGAGCTACGAACGCCGTTAAACTCCATTCTCTTACTTTCCAAGGTGCTGAGCGAAAACATTGAAGGCAACTTGAATAGCGAACAAGTTGAATCTTCACAAGTCATATGGAGCTCAGGTAACGGGCTACTCAACTTGATCGACGAAATTCTCGACCTGTCTAAAATCGAAGCGGGCAAAATGTCCCTTGAAAAGGAGCAGTTTTTACTCACTGACCTGTTGCGCGATGTACAACAGATGTTCAGACCGCTCACCAAAGAAAAGGAACTTTATTTCCATATAGAGAATTTGTTGCCCGCGGATATGCAATTGTCCAGTGACCGCATGCGCTTGGAACAAATTGTCCGCAATTTGCTTTCCAACGCGATCAAATTTACGGAAGAAGGGGGCGTGACCATGCGTCTTGACTATGCGGGGGACCGCCAAGATGCCATTGTCTTAAGTGTCTGCGACACGGGAATCGGTATTTCACCAGAGAAACAGCAATTGGTCTTCGAAGCCTTCCAACAGGCAGACGGATCTACTCGTCGTCGGTTTGGCGGAACGGGACTTGGACTTTCCATTAGCAGAGAAATTGCCCGCATGTTGCAGGGTGAGATAAGCGTGGAAAGCGAGCCGGGAAAAGGGAGTTGCTTTAAACTCGTATTGCCCATCGAGGGACAGCAGATCGAACTATCCGAATTGGAAGACAAGGTCCTTGATGGCAGGGAAGAACCTTCACATGTGGAGGAAGGTCCGTCGTTGATGCTCGCCACAACGATCCCCGAGGAGATCCCCGATGATCGCAAGCATGTTGAGCCAGGCGAAAACACCATTTTGATTGTGGAAGATGATACCGTGTTTGCTAGAATCTTGCTTAATTATGCACAGGACGCTGGCTACAAAGGTATCGTAATTGTGCGGGGCGACAAGGCGCTTGCCGCAGCCATCGCGTATAAGCCAAAGGCCATCCTATTGGATATCGTGCTTCCGATAATGGACGGCTGGCAGGTCCTTGACGCCTTGAAGGCCAATCTGCAGACCAGGCATATTCCTGTGCATATGATGTCATCCGAACAGGCGAAGAAAAACGAAAGTATCCGCAGAGGGGCCATCGATTTTATTCGTAAACCTTTTGAGATCGAGGGTTTACAGGGGATTTTTACAAAAATCGATGAGGCGCTAAAGAAAGATCCAAAAAAAGTCCTCATCGTGGAGGAAAATCCAAAGCACGCAGCGGCCCTCTCGACCTATTTAGAAAGCTTCGAGATTTCGACGGAAATAAAAAGTTCCTTAGAGGACAGCGTACACGCGTTAACACGAGGGGTGGTGGACTGTGTCATCCTAGATATGGGAATTCCAGATAATGTCGGATACGAAACGCTCGAGGCCATAAAAAGTAACAATGGACTGGAAGAGCTCCCTATCATCGTTTTTACAGGCAAGAGCCTTTCGGGGCATGAGGAAATGAAGATCAAAGAATACGCCGACTCGATTGTCCTGAAGACCGTGCATTCTTATCAGCGCATCCTGGACGAAGTAAGCTTGTTCCTTCATTTGGTCGACCACCCTATCCAGAAAAAGAGCCTCACTTCGACACCTTCAACGGGCACCCTGGGCGATATCTTACAGCATAGAAAGATCTTGATCGCCGATGATGACATTCGCAATATCTTTTCCCTCTCCAGGGCACTGGAAAAATACCATGTTGAAGTATTTTCGGCCATGGACGGACAAGAGGCTTGTCAAATGCTGGAGAGCAATCCAGACATTGAAATCGTGCTAATGGACATTATGATGCCTAATATGGACGGCTTTCAAGCAATTACCAAGATTCGAGAGCAGAGCAGATTCAAGAGCCTGCCAATTATTGCAGTGACTGCCAAAGCAATGGTTGGGGATCGGGAACGGTGCATCCGTGCCGGTGCTTCGGACTATATTTCCAAGCCGGTTGATACAGACCAGTTGATATCACTCCTGCGAGTATGGTTATTTGATCGATAA